TTCCGCCCGGCCAGACGCGCACCTACGGCGACATCGCGGCCGAGCTCGGCGACAAGGGCTTGTCGCGCGCGGTCGGGCAGGCCATGGGCCACAACCCCTTTGCGCCCGTGGTGCCATGCCACCGCGTGCTGGCCGCGGGCAACAAGCCCGGCGGCTTTTCGGCGGGCGGCGGCGCACTGACGAAACTGCGCATGCTCGACATCGAAGGCGCCCGCCCGAACGGCATGGCTTCGCTTTTCTAGACGAACAATGAGCCTCCCATGACCCATGCCATCCAGACCATCGCGCAGCTCGAAGCGCTATTCGGCCAGCCTGGCGAAGCTTCGCTCAAGAAGGAGGTGCCCTACCTGCACCCGAGCTACCAGGCATTGATCGCCGCATCGCCATTTGCGGTGCTCGCCACAACCGGCCCGGGCGGGCTCGATGCATCGCCGCGCGGCGATGCACCGGGATTCGTTGCGGTGCAGGACGAGAAGACCTTGCTGCTGCCGGAGCGACGCGGCAACAACCGCATCGACAGCCTGCGCAACATCCTGGCCGATCCGCGCGTGGCGCTGCTGTTCCTGATTCCCGGCGTGGGCGAGACCTTGCGCGTGAACGGAAGCGCGCGCATCACGGTGGCACCAGAACTGCTCGCGCGCTTCGCGGTCGATGGCAAGCCGCCGCAGTGCGTGATCGAGATCGAGGTGGAGACTGTGTACTTCCAGTGCGCCCGCGCGATCCAGCGCTCGAAGCTCTGGGCGCCGTTGCCCGAAGGCGTGCGGCGGGAGGTGCCCACGCCTGGCGCCATCCTGTCGGCGCTGACCGATGCAGCCTTCGACGGCGCGGCCTACGACCGCGAGTTGCCGGCGCGGCAGCGGGCCAGCCTGTACTGAGCGGAGCCGTAAAAAAACCCGCCAGGGGGAGGTCCTGGCGGGTGGAAGGGGCAGCCTCACGCAGGAGTGCATGAGGTCACGGCTGCCTTCGCCATGGTAGGGGACGAACCGCCGCCGATCGCCTCGGCGAGACACCAACGATGCAGTGCAACCGGCCTGCGTGTGACATATGCATCGCTTTCAAAAGGAAGCTGCGCGGCCTGAGATTCCTTGACATTTCTTCGCCTTTGCCGCTCCCAGAATCCGGGCCTGTAGCTGCCGCCATCGGGAGCTCATGGATGCAAAAACGGACATGGCAAAGAGCGAACGCGGCACGGGCCGCAAATCCGACGAACGCGACGGCAGCACGACCACGCCGCCGCAACAAGCGCCCGCCGCACGAAAAAGCCGCGGCCGGGTGTTCCATGCGGCCGCCATGTACGGCCTCAGCCTCGGCAGCGACGGCAGGAGCTGGGCTGTCAGCCTCGTGCGCGAGGGCGTCTGCCTGTACAAGTCGTTCAGCTTCAGCATCTACGGCGGTGAAAAAGAAGCGCTTCTCCGGGCGCAGGCCTGGCGCGACGAGATGGTGAGAGAGCACCCGCCCGTGTCGCGGCAGAGCCTCGCCGAAAAGGTTCGGCGCAACAACAAGTCGGGCATCCCCGGTGTGAGCTGCATGCGCGATGCGCAAGGCGAGCCCACAGGCTGGATCGCGCAGACACACCTGGGAACGGGCAATCACGTCAGCAAGTATTTTGGCGTCGCCCGCTTCGGTCCCGTCGAGGCCAAGCTGCTTGCCATCGCCGAACGCCAGAAGCAGCTGCAGCAGATGACGGGCCTGCGGCGGATCCATCCGGGGGAGCCCCTTGTCAGGGCCGCGCCGCCGCTCCCGCCGGAGACGCTGCCCCAAGCTGTTGCGCGCGGCGCCACGCTCCTGTCCACCAACACGTCGGGCCTCGCCGGCGTTGCGTTGTTGACCGACAAGAAGGGGCGTGCGCGGCGATGGATTGCGACCACGCGGGTGGGAGACAAACAGATGAGCTCGGGCTTTTCCGTGATGGTCCATGGCTACGAGCAAGCCAAGGCACTGGCCATCGAGGCTCGCAACAGGCAGCTGCAGACAAGGGCCGAGAGCCATGCCGGCAAGACTGCTGCTGCCCCTGGCGGGCGGCCCCGTCTCGCGCGGGGTAGGCACGCGTCGACGTGAATGAGGTGAATGGCGTGAATACCAAGGTCGTACTCTTCGACCAGAATTAGCAACAGCCGGCCGCCGACCCCACGCCTGCACCGGTTGCCGGCCTTGGCGACAATCGGTCCGATGCGTTCTTCCCCGTTCTTCAGGATGGCCTTGCTGCCGGGCCTGCTCTCTTCCATCGCTCCCTTCGCGACAGGCAAGCCCACGGCACATACGCAAGGGGCACAGGAAGCTTGAACACCGCACGCGCAGGCGCCGAAGCCGCGGCGCCCGGAAGCATCGACGCCTTGCAGCCGGTCGACGGGCTGGAACCCTCCGCGCGCCGCCGCGCGATGCTGGTCATCATCCTGGGCATCATGGTGGCGGTGCTCGACGGCACCATCGTGAACCTCGCGCTGCCCGGCATCGCGCGGGAACTGCAGGCCAGTCCGTCGCACGCCATCTGGGTGGTCAACGCCTACCAGATCGCCACCCTGGTCATGCTGCTGCCGCTCGCCTCGCTGGGCGACCTGGTGGGCTATCGGCGGGTCTACCTGGTGGGCATGGCGGTGTTCACCGTGTCGTCGCTCGGCGCCACCTTTGCCGATTCGCTCGGCACGCTGATCGTCGCGCGCACCTTCCAGGGCCTGGGTGCGGCGGGCATCATGAGCGTGAACGCGGCGCTGGTGCGGCTGACCTTCCCGTCGGCCTTGCTGGGGCGCGGCATGGCCATCAACTCGATGGTGGTGGCCACCTCGTCGGTGGCGGGCCCATCCGTGGCCGCGGCCATCCTCTCGGTGGCGTCGTGGCCGTGGCTGTTCGCGATCAACGTGCCGCTCGGGCTGCTCGTCTTCGTGCTGGGCATGAAGGCGCTGCCGTTCAACCGCGTGGCGCCCGCAGCAGGGCTGCGGTTCTCGCCCCTCGACGTGGCGCTGAACGTGCTGATGTTCTCGCTGGTGTTCCTGGGCGTCGACCGGCTCGGCGTGCGCGAGGGCGGCGCGCCGTCGCCCATGGCCTGGGCGATCCTGCTGGCCGGCGTGGCGGTGGGCGTGGTCTATATCCGTCGGCAGCGCAGCCTGGCGGTGCCGCTCTTTCCCATCGACCTGCTGCGCATTCCGGTGTTCGCGCTGTCCATGGGCACGTCGGTGGCCGCGTTCTGCGCGCAGATGCTGGCCTATATCGCGCTGCCTTTCCTGCTGCTGGAGGTGTATGGCCGCAGCCACATCGAGGCCGGGCTGCTCATCACCGCCTGGCCGCTCGCCATCGTGGCCATGGCGCCTGTCGCGGGCCGGCTGATCGGGCGCTACCCGGACGGGCTGCTCGGCGGCATCGGGCTCGGCCTGCTGGCGCTCGGCCTGGGTTTGCTGGCTGCGCTGCCGGCGCAGCCGGGCAATGCCGACATCGCCTGGCGCATGGCGCTGTGCGGCCTCGGCTTCGGGCTGTTCCAGTCGCCGAACAACCACACCATCGTGACCTCGCCGCCCGCGCACCGCAGCGGTGCAGCCAGCGGCATGCTGGGCACGGCGCGCCTCACGGGGCAGACGCTGGGGGCGGTGGTGCTGGCGGGCGTGTTCAGCATCTGGACGCCGCACGGCGGCCGCGGGCCGGTGGTCGCGCTGGTGCTGGCGGCGTGCTGTGCGGGCGTGGCGGCGGTTTTCAGCAGCCTGCGGCTGAAGACGACAGGGCCGCACGGCTGAATAGGTTAGGGTACGGCCCCATGACGGAAGTACCTGATACCGTGGTTTGCCCGGGCTGCGATGCGGTCTTCAGCCGTGCGCCCCTGCAGCCGCGCGAGGTGTCGCGCTGCGCCCGCTGCGGCACCGAGCTCTATCGCCACCCCGGGGACCAGCACCGCCGCATCCTGCCACTCACCGTGGCGTGCCTGATCATGTTCGCCATTGCCAACCTGTTTCCGATCGTCGAGATCGAGCTCCAGGGCCTGCGCAGCCAGACCACGCTCGCGGGCGCGGTGGCGGTGCTGAGCGCCGAGGGCATGTCGATCGTCGCGCTGCTGGTGCTGGCAACGACGCTTCTTTTTCCGCTGCTGCAACTGTGCATCCTGGCCTACCTGCTGGTTCCGCTCCAGCGCGAGCACCGGCCCGCCGGCTTCGCCATCCTGGTGCGCGCCATGCAGATGCTGCGGCCCTGGGGAATGATCGAGGTGTTCCTGCTCGGCGTGCTGGTGGCCATCGTCAAGCTGTCGAGCATGGCCACGGTGGTGGCCGGCCCGGCGCTCTGGGCCTTCGTGGCGCTGACCGTCATGCTGACGGCCGTGCTCTCGTTCAATCCCAACGCCTTCTGGGAAATGACCTTCCGGCCGCCCGGCGAGCCCGCGGAGGAGACCGCGTGATCGGCCCCTTGCTTCCGGCAGAAGGCGATGAAGACGAAGCGCCGGTGGCCACCGCCGCCTCGCTCGGCCTCCTGGCCTGCCCGCATTGCGATGCCGTCTGGCGTGATGCACAGGAGGGTGAACCATGCGGCCGCTGCGGCACGCACCTGTACACGCGCAAGCCCTACAGCCTGAGCCGCACCTGGGCCTTCCTGATCGCGGCCTGCATCATGTACATCCCGGCCAACCTGCTGCCGGTGATGATCACGCGCACGCTGTTCGGCGCGCAGTACGACACCATCCTGAGCGGCGTGATCTATTTCTGGGTCTCGGGCGCCTACGGGCTAGCGGCCATCATCTTCATCGCGAGCTTCCTGGTGCCGCTGTTCAAGCTCACGGTATTGATCCTGCTTGCCTTGCTGGCGCAGCGCGCAAGCCGCTGGCGCCGGCCCGAGCGCGCCAGGCTCTATCACATCATCGAGATCATCGGCCGCTGGTCGATGCTCGACGTGTTCGTGGTGTCGCTGCTCACCGGGCTGGTGCAGATCCAGGGTTTCGCGGTCATCAACGCGGGCGTGGGCATTGCGGCATTCGGATCGGTGGTGGTGCTGACCATGCTCGCATCACTGAGCTTCGATCCGCGGCTCACATGGGACAGCAGGCAAGAGCAGGAGGCCGAAGGTGAGAGCAAACGCGAGCAACAGCCACATGGCAACAGGGAAGAAAAGCCAGCATGAGTGACGAAGAAGCCAGACCCGATGACAAACCGGCCCCGGCGGGGCTGCCTCCGCCGCGCGTGGTGCGCCGGCGCCAGTGGCTGCCTTCGCTGATCTGGCTCATTCCCATCGTCGCCGCGCTCGTGGGCGTGATGCTGGTCGTGCGGATCCTGATGGCGCGCGGCCCCGAGATCGTGCTGACCTTCGAGACCGCCGAAGGCCTGGAGGCCAACAAGACCGCCGTCAAGTACAAGGACGTGCAGATCGGCACGGTGCAGAGCCTGCGGCTGGCACGCGACCGCTCGCACGTGCGCGTGCTGGTGCAGCTCAGCAAGGAGGCCGAGGGATTCACCGCCGAGGACTCGCGCTTCTGGGTGGTGCGGCCGCGCCTGGACACCTCCGGCATCTCCGGCCTGGGCACCTTGCTCTCGGGCGCCTACATCGGTGCCGATGCGGGCGTGTCGCAGGAGACCGCGAGCGAGTTCAAGGGGCTGGAGGTGCCGCCGATCGTCACGCGCGACGCCTCGGGCCAGCAGTTCCTGGTGCGTGCCACGGACATCGGTTCGCTCGACGTGGGTTCGCCCGTGTACTTCCGGCGCATCAAGGTCGGCCAGGTGGCGGCCTATGAGCTCGACGGCGACGGCCGCGGCGTGACGCTGCGCATCTTCGTCAACGCGCCGTACGACAAGTTCGTGGGCGTCAACACGCGCTTCTGGCAGGCCAGCGGCATCGATGCGCAGCTGAGCGCCAGCGGCTTCACGCTGCGCACGCAATCGCTCGCCACCATCCTGCTCGGCGGCATTGCCTTCAAGGCGCCCGACGACGCCATGGGGCCGCTCGCGAAGGAGAACACGGCCTTCACGCTGGCGGAAGACGAGACCTCGGCCATGAAGGAGCCCGACGGTCCGCCGCAAACGCTGCTCATGTACTTCAACCAGTCGCTGCGCGGCCTCTCGCCGGGAGCGCCGGTCGACTTCCGCGGCGTGGTGATCGGCGAGGTCAAGTCGATCGGCGTGGAGTTCGATCGCGCCGAGCGCGAGTTCCGCATGCCGGTGCTGGTGACGGTGTATCCCGACCGGCTGCGCCGGCGCGCGGGCGAAACCGGGGAGGAGTCGCGTGCAACGCAGCAGGAGCGCCTGCGCTTCCTGACCGAGAAGGGCCTGCGCGCGCAGCTGCGCAATGGCAACCTGCTGACCGGCTCGGTCTATGTCGCGCTCGACTTCTTCCCCAAGGCGCCGCCCGCGAAGATCAATCTCGAGAAGAACCCGATCGAGCTGCCCACCGTGGCCAACAGCCTGGACGAGATCCAGTCGCAGGTGCAGGAAATTGCCAGCAAGCTCAACAAGGTGCCCTACGAGCAGATTGCCGCCGACCTGCGCACCACGCTCGCGGCCCTCAACAAGACGCTGGCCAGCACCGAGCAGGCAGTGACCCGCATCAACACCGACGTGACGCCCGAGCTCACCGCCGCCATGAAGGACGTGCGCAAGACCGTCAACAGCGCCGAGCGCACGCTGGCCGACGATTCGCCGCTGCAGCAGGACATGCGCCAGACGCTGCGCGAGTTGACGCGCGCGGCGGGTTCGGTGCGCGTGCTGACCGACTACCTCGAACGCCATCCCGAGTCGCTGCTGCGCGGCAAACCGGACGACAAGAAATGAAGAAGATGACACCGTTCCTGCCCGGCGCAGCCGCAGCCGCGGCAGCGCTGCTTGTCCTGGCCGGCTGCGCGAGCAAGCCCGACAGCTACTACACGCTTTCCAGCCCGGTGCCGGCCGCCGAAGCCGCGCCATCGACCCTCGGCAGCGCCGCACCGGTCTACATCGAGCTGGCGCCGGTGGCCGTGCCCGAGCGGCTCGCGAGGCCGCAGATGGTGGTCGGCAAGGCCAACGGCGGCGTGCAGGTGGACGTGCTCGAGCAGCACCGCTGGGCCGCGTCGTTCGAGAACGAACTGCGGGACGCGCTGGCCAGCGGCATCGCGGCGCGGCTCGGTGCGCTCGATGTGACCAAGGGCGGACGGCAGACGTCGCAGCCCGTGTGGCGCATCGCGGTTCAGGTGCGCCAGTTCGATGCGGTCGATGGGGGCAGGGTGGACGCGGGCTTCAGCTGGACGCTGCGGCGATCCGACGAGACGCGCACCCTGGTGTGCCAGCTGAACGTGGGCGAACCGGTTGCGAGCGGCATCGATGCCGTGGCGGAAGGCGCGCAGCGCGTCACGGGGACGGCGGCGGCGGCCATCGCGCGCAGCGTGAACGCGGCGCGGGCCAATCCGGCGGCGACCGCGTGCCCGCCCTGATTCTTTCTTCTTCCGGCAAGTCCGCCGTCGAAAAGATCGGAGATCACCATGGCACAGATCGGAAAGGCGCCCTGTGACGACACGTTGATCCTGCACGGCACCGGGCCGCAGGAGAGCGCCTGTCCCGATGCCTCCAAGCCCTGGGTGCTGGCCGCGGCCATCGTCGGTTCGAGCATGGCTTTCATCGACGGGACGGTCGTCAACGTGGCGCTGCCCGCCATCCAGGCCGACCTTCGCGCGACGGCGTTCCAGGCGCAGTGGGTGGTCGAGAGCTATGCCTTGCTGCTGGCGGCGCTGCTGCTGGTGGGCGGCGCCCTCGGCGACCACTTCGGCCGGCGCCGCATCTTCGCGATCGGCGTCGGCATCTTCGCCATCGCCTCGGTGGCGTGCGGGCTCTCGGCCAATGTGCAGCAGCTGATTGCCGCGCGGGCCGCGCAGGGGATCGGCGGCGCCTTGCTGGTGCCCGGCAGCCTCGCGCTCATCAGCGCCGCATTTCCCGAGAAGGAGCGCGGCAAGGCGATCGGCACCTGGTCGGGGTTCAGCGGCATCACGGCGGCAGCGGGTCCGGTGCTCGGCGGTTTCCTGGTCGACCATTTCTCATGGGCCTGGGCCTTTCTCATCAACGTGCCGATGGCCTTGCTCGTGATGTGGATCGTGTGGCGCCACGTGCCCGAAAGCCGCGGCTCGTCGGCCAGCGGCGGCCTCGACTTTGCCGGCGCACTGCTGGCCACCGCCGGCCTCGGTGGCATCGTCTATGCATTCATCGAGGCGCCCACGCAGCACTGGAACTCACCCGCCGTGCTGGCGGCGCTGGCCATCGGCATCGCCGGCAGCGCGGGCTTCATTGCCGCCGAGCGCAAGGCGCGCACGCCGATGCTGCCGCTGGCGCTGCTGCACATCGGCAACTTCAGTGGCGCCAACCTGCTGACCCTGCTGCTGTATGCGGCGCTGGGTGGGGGCCTGTATTTCTTTCCGCTCAACCTGATCCAGGTGCAGGGCTACTCGGCCACCGTGGCCGGCGCCGCACTGCTGCCGTTCATCCTCATCATGTTCGCGCTCTCGGGCTGGGCGGGCCAGCTGGTCGACCGCTTCGGGCCGCGGCTTCCGCTGGTGATCGGCCCCGCGATTGCGGCGGTGGGTTTTGCATTGTTCGCTGTGCCGGGTGTCGGCGCGAGCTACTGGACAGGCTTCTTTCCCGCCGTGGTGGTGCTCGGCTTCGGCATGACCGTGACTGTGGCGCCGCTCACCACCACGGTGATGAATGCCGTCGGGCCTGAACAGGCGGGCGTGGCGTCGGGCGTCAACAACGCCGTGTCGCGCGCGGCCGCGGTGCTGGCCATCGCGGTGTTCGGCGTGGTCATGGCCTGGGCCTTCGACGCCGCGTTGGCCGAGAGCCTGCGCGGCATGGGCGCCTCGGCCGAGGTCTCGTCGTTTCTGGAGGGCGAGCGCAGCAAGCTCGCGGGTGCCGCGCTGCCGCCCGGCGCGGACCCGGCCACGGCCGCGGCCTTGAAGCGCGCCGTCGCCGAATCCTTCGTCGCGGGGTTCCGCTGGGTGATGCTGTTGAGCGCCGGTCTGGCCGTGCTCAGTGCGCTGAGCGCGTGGCTGATGATCGGCGGCAGGCCCCCCGCGCCCATGAAAACTTCCTCCTGACAGGGGCCCCGCGGGTTGACAGGCACGGCATGCCGCCTTGATACTGAACCTTCAGGTTCATCATTAAACACCCAGGAGATCCCATGCAGAAGATTGTTCCCTGCCTCTGGTTCGACGGCAACGGCGAAGACGCGCTGAAGTTCTACACCGGCATCTTTCCGAACTCGCGCATGACCGACAAACAGCTCTGGGGCGACGAGAACCCCAGCCTGAAGGGTTCGCTGCTCACCGCAATGTTCGAGCTCGACGGGCAGGAGTTCATGGTGCTCAACGGCGGCCCGCAGTACAAGTTCACCCCGGCCATCTCGATGCTCGTCCGGTGCGAGACGCAGGCCGAGGTCGACAGCTACTGGGACAAGCTGCTCGAAGGCGGCGGCCAGCCCGTACAGTGCGGCTGGCTCACCGACCGCTACGGCGTCTCGTGGCAGGTTGCGCCCATGCCAATCCTGCGCATGTTCCAGGACAAGGACCCGGCCAAGGCCGCGCGTGCCATGCAGGCGATGATGAAGATGGTCAAGCTCGACATCGCGGAGGTGAAGCGGGCCTTCGACGGCGAATGATCCGCCGCCGCGCCGGCTACACCATCCGCCGGATCGCCTTCTTGCGCCACACCAGGCGGTAGTAGGCGGTCTGCAAGAGCAGCATCGCCCCGAAGGTCACGGGGTAGGCATACCAGATGCCGTCCAGCCCGATGCGATGGCTCATGAACCAGGCCACGGGCACCTCGATGCCGATCAGGCAAAGAATCGAGATGGCCGTGGGCACCAGCACCGAACCGCTGGCCCGCATGATCCCCGAGAGCGCCGAGGCCATGCCGAAGATGACGAGGCTCCACAGCATGATGTGCAGCAGCGACTGCGCCACCTCGATCACCGGCGCACTGGTGATGAAAAATCCCATGAGGTGCCGTGAGAACAGGTAGCCCAGCAGCACCAGTCCGCCGGTGAGCGCCAGGTTCATCAGCAGCGCCGTCTTGGCGATGGCGCCCAGCCGGTCCGCACGGCCTGCGCCGATGGCTTGCGCGCCAAGGATCGATGCCGTGATGGCGATCGAAATGGCCGGAAACTGCACGTAGGCCACCACCTGGTTCACCGCACCGTAGGCCGCCGTGGCGCTGGAGCCGTAGCTGTTGACCAGCGAGAGCAGGGCCACTTCGGAGAGCGCGACCACGATCATCTGCACGCCGGTCGGCACGCCCACCTTGAGCACCGCCTTCAAGAGCTTCGGGTCGATGCGCAGGTGGCGGAAGAGCTCGGCATCGGGCGCCAGCGGACTGCCGCGGCGGCGCAGGCGCCAGCCCAGCCACAGGGTCGATGCCACGAAGCCCACCACCGTGGCCCAGGCGCCGCTTGCAACACCGAGTTGCGGCAGGCCACCCCAGCCGCGGATGAGCGCCGGCGTGACGATGAGGCCCGCCGCGGTCGAGAAGATCAGCGTGAGCAGCGGCGTGACCGTGTCGCCGACCCCGCGCAGCATGGCGGTGGACAGCAGGAACACGAACAGCCCCGGCATGGCGATCAGCATGATGCGGGCATAGCGCGTGGAATCGGCCAGCACGTCGGGCGGCGTGCCCAGGAACGCCAGCAGCGGCGTGGTGAACGCGCCACCGAACACGGCCACCGCCAGCCCGAGCAGCATGCCGACGGACAACGTGGTGCCTGCGATGGCCTTGGCCTTGCCGACATCGCGTGCGCCCCAGGCTTGGCCGATCAGCACCGAGGCACCGGCGCCCAGCCCGATGACGAAGGCGATGAAGAAGAACATCACCGGAAAGAAGCTCGACACGGCCGCCAGCGCGCCGACGCCGATCATCTGGCCGATGTAGATGTTGTTGATGGTGCCGGAGAGCGACTGCAGGATGTTGCTGAGCAGCATCGGCGCAAGAAAGAACAGGAAGGTCTTCCACAGCGCGCGCTGTGCGCCCACGGGTGCGGCCGGCGTGCCGCGCAGGGTGGCTTGGGCAGGCTGGCCAGTGGCTGCGGTCTCGGAGGTTGCTCTCATGCGGGGGTGCTCCAGCCGGCGGCGGACAATTTTTGAAGGTGGGTGCGCAGGTCCGGGGGCCAGGATTCGATCAACCCCTCGAAGCGGTCGCGCTCGCCGGCGAACAGCGCGCGAGTGGCTTCCTCGAAGCCGGGCAGGGCGCCGGCGATCGCGGTCATGAAGCGGTAGGTGGCTTCGCGCGATGCGCGAACGCCATCGCGGTCGGCATTGACGCGGCTCGCTTCCTGGACCAGCCGCCGCAGCGCGACCGAGGCGCCGCCGGGTTGGCGGTTGAGCCAGTCCCAATGGCGCGGCAGCAGCGTGACTTCGCGCGCGACCACGCCGAGCTTCGGGCGTCCCACGCCGCGCGGGGTTTCTTCGAGGGCGTCGGCGCTGGCCGCAGGCACCACGCCGCCGGCCCGGCCGTGCACGTCGAAGTCGCGCTGTTCACCGGTCTGTTCGTCGAACACCAGGTAGGGCGTGTCGTCCGTGCGGCCACGCAACTGAGCGAGCACCTCGGCGGTGCTTCCCTGGGCGATGCGCTTGAAGGCGGCGAAGACAATCAGGTTGCCGGGTTGTGTGTCGGGTGGCATGTATTTCTATGTTCTTCAGGCCGGTCGAAAAGGTGCGTAATCTACCTGTTGATCGGCTCGGTCGTGCGGCGCGCCATGGCAAAGCGCAAGGAGCGCAGCGTTGAGTTGCGGCAGGCTTTCGGGCGCCAGCGATTTCACCGCTTCGGCGCAGAGGGCCTCGGCGGTCGTGACGGCAGCTTGCATCAGTTTTCTGCCACCGGGGCGAATGGCCGCGTGGCGGCCGTTTCCATTCGCACCGGCCGTGCGTTCGGCCAGGCCCGATTTTTCTAGCAGGACCATTTTGCGAATCAGCGCCGACATCGGCAACCCCAGGGATCGCGCAAGGTCGGCCGCCGGCATGCAGCCGCCTTCGGCGCCCAGGAGCCGGTGGAGCAGCGTGAAATCTTCGCAGTCGAGGCCATGGAAGGCGCCCAGTTGCTCCTGGAGCTTCAGGTTCAGGCTGGCCTGGGCGCGGCCGATGTTGAGGCACAGGTCCAGCGGATCGATGCTCATGGCGCGTCGTAGCCCCGGTCGCCGTGGCACTGAAGCTCCTCGCGCCAGAGCACAAGAAGTTTCTCGAGTTCCGCAGCGCGATCGAAGGCAGGGTCGTCGCGCTCCTTGATGCGGTCGATCACCTCGAAGCTGAAGTTCGCGGCGCCGTGTGCGGTCCAGTCGCGAACCAGCGCCTTGTTGCGGTGCGAGCGCAGGCCGAGTTCGAAGCGGGCGCGGTTCATCGCACCCTCCACGTCGAGACTGCCGGCCACGTAGAGGCGGCCGCTGAGCGTGTTGCGGATGGCAAAGACGCCCGCGGGGCGGACGGTTTCCTTGTATTTCCTTGCGAGGGCGCGCCTCGTTTCCTGGGGCATGTTCATGCGCCATATATTATCCGGGTAAAATTAAAAGCGCAATACACCCGGGTAAAAATAGGCGATCACTCCTTGCGCCATCGCCGCCATTGCCTGGCAAGCCGACGGTTCATTGCGCGCAC
The Variovorax sp. OAS795 genome window above contains:
- a CDS encoding GIY-YIG nuclease family protein, with protein sequence MNMPQETRRALARKYKETVRPAGVFAIRNTLSGRLYVAGSLDVEGAMNRARFELGLRSHRNKALVRDWTAHGAANFSFEVIDRIKERDDPAFDRAAELEKLLVLWREELQCHGDRGYDAP
- a CDS encoding DUF2239 family protein, with product MPPDTQPGNLIVFAAFKRIAQGSTAEVLAQLRGRTDDTPYLVFDEQTGEQRDFDVHGRAGGVVPAASADALEETPRGVGRPKLGVVAREVTLLPRHWDWLNRQPGGASVALRRLVQEASRVNADRDGVRASREATYRFMTAIAGALPGFEEATRALFAGERDRFEGLIESWPPDLRTHLQKLSAAGWSTPA
- a CDS encoding MATE family efflux transporter, which gives rise to MRATSETAATGQPAQATLRGTPAAPVGAQRALWKTFLFFLAPMLLSNILQSLSGTINNIYIGQMIGVGALAAVSSFFPVMFFFIAFVIGLGAGASVLIGQAWGARDVGKAKAIAGTTLSVGMLLGLAVAVFGGAFTTPLLAFLGTPPDVLADSTRYARIMLIAMPGLFVFLLSTAMLRGVGDTVTPLLTLIFSTAAGLIVTPALIRGWGGLPQLGVASGAWATVVGFVASTLWLGWRLRRRGSPLAPDAELFRHLRIDPKLLKAVLKVGVPTGVQMIVVALSEVALLSLVNSYGSSATAAYGAVNQVVAYVQFPAISIAITASILGAQAIGAGRADRLGAIAKTALLMNLALTGGLVLLGYLFSRHLMGFFITSAPVIEVAQSLLHIMLWSLVIFGMASALSGIMRASGSVLVPTAISILCLIGIEVPVAWFMSHRIGLDGIWYAYPVTFGAMLLLQTAYYRLVWRKKAIRRMV
- a CDS encoding AsnC family transcriptional regulator, whose amino-acid sequence is MSIDPLDLCLNIGRAQASLNLKLQEQLGAFHGLDCEDFTLLHRLLGAEGGCMPAADLARSLGLPMSALIRKMVLLEKSGLAERTAGANGNGRHAAIRPGGRKLMQAAVTTAEALCAEAVKSLAPESLPQLNAALLALCHGAPHDRADQQVDYAPFRPA